A stretch of DNA from Nitrospira sp. KM1:
AATGGATTGAACCGGGGAAAACGACCAAAGCCGATGTCCTGAGCCGTTATGGCGAACCGGATCTTCTGCAAATGACCGAAAACGGACCTGTGGCCACGTATCGACCAACGGCCTCGAAGCATCCTTCCACTCCGGTTGAAATTCCGACGGTGCAACCCGGTCCCTTCGGAACCACTGTCACTACATCGAGGCCCGTTCAACGCTCAATGGATTCTGATGACCCTCCGTCCGTGAAGCGGGGGCTGATCGAGAAAGAAATTCATATCCGATACAACGAACAAGGGATCGTGCAGGAGGTCACCTACTGACCTCGCTCCATACCGAATAGTTCATGCCAATTTCCCGAACAGTTGTTTCGGCGGGCTCTTCTAGCCACTACAGTGGACAGCGATTTTTCCCACTCACCGTCGTCTCGGTGTCACCAAAAACAGGCATACTTGTCGCCGTCATTTTGTGCGAGAGTTTTCTCAACAGTCTCTGTAGATGCCTTTGTTCGCCCGTCTTCCGCAGTGACCGGCGCCCCCGGTTCGTTTTAACAGCTGTCCACAACGCTGAGGAGTATTTCCAGCGCGTCAAATCTATAGCATCATGTAGCGAGCAGAGGAGCGATCAGACGCCACTTCTCAGCTTATACCCGATGCCACGCACCGTGAGGATGAGTTTGGGCTTGGCAGGATTGTCTTCGATCTTTTGGCGAAGAGAGCAAATGTGAACATCAAGGGCATGCTGTTCCAATGCGTATCCTTCTCCCCACACACAGTTCAGCATATCTTGACGGGAAAAGAGACGGCTCGGCGACTCGAGGAAACACCGGAGGATTTGAAACTCCTTTGGCGTCAACTTCACCAGTTTCCCGTTCACTCGAACCTCATGCCGATCGAGATCCATTTGCACCCCGCCTGCTTGACATGAAGCAATTGGATGAAGCGAGGATTCCTTTCGACGAAGAATAGCCCGTACGCGTGCAACGAGTTCCCTGGTGGTTTGATTAAAGAGCACAAGATCCGCACCACGTTCCAAATCATCGATGTACTCGTCTTCGCTATAGGTCCGGGCTTGAGCGCCGACGGAAATGATGGGCATGGTTCTCAGCGCTTTATGCATGCGCAATTTGTCCACCGTGCAGACCTGGCGATCCGCTACGACTAACGCGAGAGAATCCTGTTGAATGGTCTCGAGGGTGCGTGCATTGGATGCTGCCAAAACCTCATAGCCGCATTCTCTAAAAATTCTTGTGAGAGAGGATCGAGAAGATTCGCTGTTCGTAATAATCAGAATCGTGCCCTTCGTTGCCGCCATGGAAGTCTGCATAGTGACCGTTTCCCGTTGCGCGAGCGGACTCTATAGTAGCGGACTACAGAGTTCATAGGAGGAAAGTTTTCATTAAGATGATGTTAACAGTGCGTAACATTAGAGAAGGTTGGAGGAAACCATGCCGCAATGCTAGCAGGTAGTGCCGGCGAAACATCTCTTCCATGAGGACGCAAGCAAGTTAACGTCGAATTAACGCACCATTGATCCTCAGGCAATCTGTGACGACTACCGTTTGGGGAGAAGCATCTCGTCTTCTTTCACATGGGAGTTCTTCATAGAAACAAATACATGAGCAGGCCACAGGTCACCATAGCACTCCTTGTCATCCTCATGGGCTTAGTCACAACCTTGCCTATGGTGTCTGCGCAATTAAAGCCGGACATAGACGCGAATATTCCCGCTTATCAACCTGTTGCCCCGATATCGGGGCACCTGCTGATTGTCGGCTCGGAAACGATGAAACCTTTAAGCGAAGCTTGGATCGCCGATATGCGAGCGTATTACCCGCTACTGACCGGGTCAGTTCAGAGCGGTGGATCGGAAGAAGGTCTGGCGCTACTCTTCGAAGGAAAGGCACCGGTCGCCGCCATGTCGAGAAAAATGCGATCTCAAGAGATCGTGGACTTTAAGAGAGAATTTGGATATGAACCGACGGAAGTGCCCGTGGGCATCGATGCACTGGCCGTCTATGTTCACAAGGATAACAAGTTGCCTGGCCTCACCCTAGCCGAACTTGACGCGCTGTTCTCCGACGAGAGGCGTCGAGGCCTTTCATATAATCTGCATCGTTGGACTGAGTTTTTGCTGGAAGGAGATTATCAAGAAGCATCAATTAAGCTTTATAGTCCAAATCGTCTTTCCGGTACGACCACGTTTTTTCGCGAACACGTCTGTAACGATGCGCCTTTCAAAAAACGGGTGGAAATCAAGGCAGGCCCGGCCTCGGTTGTGATGGCGGTGGCGCAGGATCGATACGGCATCGGATTTGGGGGAATCGGCTATCGGACGTCTGATGTACGTCCGGTACCGATCGCTTCGGTGGCCGGGGGACGGTACATCGAGCCCACATTTCAATCGGCAATGGAGGGGTCCTATCCGCTCCGTAGACCGCTCTACCTGTATATCAATCGGGCTCCTAAAAGCACTCTGTCCCCTGCCGTCGCTGAATTCGTGAAGCTGGCTTTGAGCTATCAAGGGCAGCAGGTGGTACTGGCCAAAGGGTATTACCCCCTTCCCACCTCCGACATCTCAAGACTGAGGGCGACATGGGCTCCTCCGATTCGTGCTGCTGCAGAAGACGGACCGCCAAAACTTCGTGACTGAGCACCCCATCCAGGCTACTGTTCGGGTGATGAGTCCGACAAAGACGCCTAGGTATATCGAGTGCTTCTCTGCCACCGTCTTTTTCGTGATCTATGCGACCATCAGCATGGGCTGTTCTCCCCGGCAGTTTACAACGCTGAC
This window harbors:
- a CDS encoding PstS family phosphate ABC transporter substrate-binding protein, which encodes MSRPQVTIALLVILMGLVTTLPMVSAQLKPDIDANIPAYQPVAPISGHLLIVGSETMKPLSEAWIADMRAYYPLLTGSVQSGGSEEGLALLFEGKAPVAAMSRKMRSQEIVDFKREFGYEPTEVPVGIDALAVYVHKDNKLPGLTLAELDALFSDERRRGLSYNLHRWTEFLLEGDYQEASIKLYSPNRLSGTTTFFREHVCNDAPFKKRVEIKAGPASVVMAVAQDRYGIGFGGIGYRTSDVRPVPIASVAGGRYIEPTFQSAMEGSYPLRRPLYLYINRAPKSTLSPAVAEFVKLALSYQGQQVVLAKGYYPLPTSDISRLRATWAPPIRAAAEDGPPKLRD
- a CDS encoding response regulator transcription factor, yielding MAATKGTILIITNSESSRSSLTRIFRECGYEVLAASNARTLETIQQDSLALVVADRQVCTVDKLRMHKALRTMPIISVGAQARTYSEDEYIDDLERGADLVLFNQTTRELVARVRAILRRKESSLHPIASCQAGGVQMDLDRHEVRVNGKLVKLTPKEFQILRCFLESPSRLFSRQDMLNCVWGEGYALEQHALDVHICSLRQKIEDNPAKPKLILTVRGIGYKLRSGV